TCATTCCATAAGTGCTCTCCTAATGCTCATCGTCCTGTTgccccatcccccctccacctcccctccagcaaccgtttgtttcctagagttgagtctcttatattttgcctccctctctgtttttatttttccttcccttcccctatgttcatctctctctcttttttaagatcttatttattaaaaaattaaaaaaatttttatttattcatgagagacacagagagaggggcacagacacaggcagagggagaagaagcaggctccacacagggagcccaatgtgggactcgatctcggggtcttcaggatcatgccctgggggcgctaaaccaccgagccagagccacccaggctgccctgttcatctcttttgtttcttaaattccatatatgagggcagcctgggtggctcggcagtttagcgtcgccttcagcccagggcctgatcctggagaccctggatcgagtcccatgtcaggctccctacatggagcctgtttctttctctgcctgtgtctctacctctctttctctctctctgtttctcatgaataaataaaatcttttaaaaaatccacatatgagtgaaatcatgtggtatttgtctttctctgacttgttttgattagcttaataccctccagttccatccatgtcattgcaaaaggcaagatttaattctttttgagtaGTATTCTGAGTAGTATTCTATATTGtatacatatcacatcttctttatccattcttctgtcagtggacatctgggttcctcccatagtttggctattgtggatattgctgccaCACACATTGGGGGCAAGtgcccttcagatcactatgtttgtatcctttgaataaatacttattagtgcaattgctgggccatagggatagttctatttttaactttttgaggaacctctgtactgttttccagagtggctacaccagtttgcattcctaccaacagctcACCAGTTCATTCTATTGTTCCTCATGAGGGACTGTGTGTGTCAGGGTGGGTGTGCTAGGGTGGGCACATAATCTCTCATTGACGCTCACTCCCAGGATTCCCAGAAGAACCACGAAGAGATCATCTCCACCTACAGGAACCATCTGCTGAATGCCGCTCAGGTGAGCAAGGGAGGAAGTAGAGACAGAGTGCTGGGCAGGGGGTGTTACATTTGAGATCCTTCCTCTTACCTGCACATACCTGTCATTTCTTGGAAAGCTGGACTTTAGATGTTCCAGTGCCAGGTGTCTAGATCTCATTAGGTAGATCAAGAGATCAAGAGAGGATGTGCATGAATGTGAGGGGGAGAGAGTGTTTGCCCCTCCTTGCCAATTCCCTGATCCTTTGTGAACTCCCTGAAAGGCCTTTTCCTGTCCCTTATACCCTTTCTCAGTTTCATCCTGAGCTAAATATGTCTCACCAAGGAAGAAGAGCTGGGTGGCTTGCTCCTTTATTAGGAAGAATGGTAACTACAAAGAACAGAACATTTATCCTGTATCAGGTGCTCTGCTTCATAGTCATTGGCTTTTTAGCCCTCACAGCAGTCCCAGAAAGTAGACATTATTATCTTCCTTGTAAAGACCAGGAGACAGCCATAGAGAAGTCACACACTGTAAACCAGGGTGCGTAGTAAATAGCATTCCACTAAACCACAGAATGTTCCCTTGCCTGTCTCtccccattttctcttctttgcccccttttctttccttcctgccacTTACAGGGCTACATGGAACAAGATGTGTACAATATCTTGCTGCGAATCCTCAGCATCCAGGAAGAGTAAGGCAGCTGGTGCCCTGAGGGATGTGCTATTTGTCTGTGGTGAGTTGTGGATCAGGGTGACGAAGGACGAACCTGGAGAAAGGACTTGGGGAGAGAGACTTACGGATGGGATTTGGAGTCTTCTTTGGCTCCTTGTGGTGGTGGCTGACACTGGGGAGCCCTGTGGGGCATAGAGCATTTGAAGTGAGTCAGTTGAGAAGACACAATCTGGGGAATCACTGGGTAGAAGCAGGAATTAGGGAACAGGTACACTGCAGGGGACTAAAAAGACttgctgagggatccctgggtggcgcagcggtttagcgcctgcctttggcccagggcgcgatcctggagacccgggatcgaatcccacgtcgggctcccggtgcatggagcctgcttctccctctgcctgtgtctctgcgcctctctctctctctctctctctctctctctctctctctgtgactatcataaataaataaaaaaaaaaaatttaaaaaaaaaaaaaaaaaaaaaaaaagacttgctgaATGGCTCTCCTAAGGCCCAGGCTAGAGATGCCAGTGAAAAGTAGCCATGGTGGCAGAGTGGCAGGGAGTTGTTTGCCAGGGTGGGACCTCATGAACTCCAGAATCTCTCCTTCGCTCACACACTACTCATTCAGAGAGCAGTCACCCCTGACTCTTCTTGCCACCCCTGTTCAGCTGGCAGTTTTTTCCAGTCCAGGTAGATGACATGCCCTTTAGCATCTTGGCGTGGGTGGGAGGGGACTGAGGAGATGTGTGTGCATTTCACCCTTGAATATCTTCTTTCAGGGAGTAGGAGCATCCCTGGTTGCCAGAGGCTCCaccaggatgtggagaagggcagggggcaggcggTGAGGATGGGTAGGTGGGGTTTCACCTGACAGTATGGAGCCCAGACCTGAGAACCTGAAGCCTGGAATCATCACGGATGAGACCAGAGAAGGTGCACATGGAGGCCAGCTCTGTGAAAATAAAGCAGGAGGCAGTGTGGTGTTGGGTGTCATGGTTTTCTCTGTtggaaggggagtgggggaaggagtctttttcattcttattccttttttttttttttttaatcacaaatggCCCCAAAAGTCAGCAGCTTTCAAACTTTATGAGCCACAGTAAGAAATACACTCTATATGGTGGTGCATATATCTGAAATAGTATTTACccttactgttttcattttataatattctctgcTATTATATtccatggaaaaaaatatttctcaaaataccCCTACTAATGGGTCAAGACCCACGTTTGAAAAACAGCTCTCTGTAGAAATGGAGATTgatattctctttctcaaatttgtctctttcttttttctatatcttGTGATTCCTGCGTCCACTATCTTTTTTAAGGAGGAGAGATTGAGAGACTTGGGTTTTCTTCATGCTGTACAGTCTAAAATATTTGTGTGTCAAATTATGCATCTAGATATGAGGCACAGGGGCTCACATGGTCTGTGTTCTTTGCCCAGGTACAAAGTGGGATGCAAAGTCTGATTCCCGGGAAAGGGGGGAAGGGATACTCAGAGCTAGCTTTTTCGCTCCCGTTCTGTTCTCAGACTAAAAAAAATATACCTCTCTTGGCCACTTCCCATGGgtctcctctccttcctgtccCTCCACCAGCCAGACTGCTAGGTGAGACACCAGGCAGTGAATTCCTCCCCAATCTGGAACTGCGGTTTGGATCCCTCCCTGTTCCTTCTCCCAGCCCACCCCCTGCTGGGTTTTGCTGGGTCGGAGGAGGCCACAGTATGGCAGTAAAGAGCCTGACCGGGTGGAAAGAAGACTGGGGAGGGGCTGCAACGGAAGATAGGGGGCCCGCTCCAGGGTTTGGCCCAGAAGAGAGCAGCTGTGTAGATCACATCCTAGAGAAGATGACAGTCAGCTTTGGGATTTATGTGGTTGGGTACAGGACTGCTTTGAGGCAGGAAGAATGGGGACCGGAGGGGTTGGTGGGGAAAGAGGGTACAGCTGCCCGAAAAGAGCATCAGAAAGATCCGAGTCATTGCCATTAAGGGGAACAGAacctcttttccttcctgctcTTTGAGTTaccaaagaatataaaaggaCTGTTAGAATCCTTATTATTTATGGATTGTGGGGTGGGAAGAATGAAAAAACTGAGAGGGTCCagatggggggtggtggtggtggtggggtggtggagCTTATTTGGCTAAGTTCAAGTATGAGGCAGGAAGCAGCTTTGGTAAAGCTGATCCTAGGATGGCTGAGCTATGGGAATGGTCAGTGATGTTAATGCTAACACAGGATGGAACCTTCCCCATCCCCTGGGCTTCCCAAACAATATTCCTTTATACAACCCCATAAACTCTTACCCCAACAACCCCAAACCCTGAAATTTATCCTTGATTTcataaacaaatctttatttcCCAAAGTAACTCTAGTCCTACTGTGTGCGCCTCCCCCCCCATTCCTCCCAGGCTGTTGGTCTAACGGGACTTAAGTAGGGACTTCCTACTCCTGTTTCTCTCCCCCCTTGTCCCTCAGGCTTCACATGTAGGAGTATATGGGTAGGAGTAGGTAAAGCTTGGTCACCACAATGGGGTCAGACTATGTCTTTGAATGCCTTCAATCTGGAACTTGGTCCTGATTTGCAGTTTCCCTCCTTTGATAACATTAAATCATTAAACTGATATTTCATGAGTCtactatgggccaggcactggggatAGAGAGTGAGCACCACAGAAAAGATTAAAAGATTCTTGTCCTTGCTGAGCTGGAATACAGGATCAAATTCAGGCACCCTAGTTCCTACTTTTCAGCGATCCTGTAGGGATGCTGGAACTCACAACTTCAAATTAACTATTAAAGGAGAGCCCTgggacagccctggtggttcagcggtttagcgccgccttcagtccagggtgtgatcctggagacccatgatcaagtcccatgtcgggccccctgcatggagcctgcttctccctctgcctgtctctctgcctctgtgtgtgtgtgtgtgtctcatgagtaaatgaataaaaatcttaaaaaaaaaaataaaggagatcccttcttggggtgcctgggtggctcagtggttgagtatctgcctttggctaaggtggtgatcctggggtcctgggatcgagttccgcattgggcttcctgagaggagcctgcttctccctctgcctatgtctctgcctctctctctgtgtgtgtctcatgaataaataaataaaatcttaaaaaaaaaagagccctccTTTACAAAACCATTAGGATTCAAGCTGAggttgacattctttttttacttttacatttttacagcTTTAATGAGTTAGAATAATTGACATTCAATAAATGCATGTATTTAAAAGTGTACAGTTTGGTAAGTTCTGACATATGTATATACCCATAAAACCATCACACAGCAAACAtatctggggcccctgggtggctcagtcagctaagcatcctcCTTCAGCTCAAgccaagatcctggggtcctgagattgagccccacatggactccctgcttagccgggagcctgcttctccctctctctctctgcctctgctcccttctcgtgctctctctctctcaaataagtaaatgaaatctttttttaataaaaagataatgaaCTTATCTATCACTCCCAAAGAAtccccccttctctttttttatcctCTCAATCGTCCTTCTCTCCAAATCACTGAAATTTCTATGAGATATACAAACTAATTCATAGTAACTTTTGACCTAGAGGACtgaacacaacaacaacaacaacaacaacaacaaacaagctCTGGGCCTGATGAAAACTCAAGTGTTGGAAGGGGcagttggtatttttttttttttttttttttagattttgtttatttgacagagagaacaagtagggggagcagcagaagcacacgccctgctgagcagtgagcctactgcagggcttgatcccaggaccctgacctgaaccaaaggcagagacttaaccaactatgccacctaGACACTCTGGCAGCTAAGACTTAGAATCAAATACTTGAGCTTGAGTTTAGCTTGGTCTTACCTGGGAGTAGGGAGTATAGCAACAGGGAAAGAACCTGAGTGTCAGGAGAGGGTACACATCTTCCCTATGGACAAAATCCACAAAGTAGTTGGTCATGGTCCAATTCAACAGGTATCTGAGGAGGTTGCTAGGCTGGTACCTTCATTCTTGTGGCTTGGGTAGGGTCTCATGGGAAGGATTATACTGAAGGTTTAAGCTATATGAGAGGGTTAttcatgttatttattattactttaatgCCAATTATAGGTTTAACTGTCTTGCTGCCACTGCTAGACCAAGAGCTCCTGAAAAGCTTTTTATCTCCTCAGCACCTAACAATCTCTGAACAGCattcaaatgtttgttgaacaaatgacaTAATGGCTTAGGTCCCAGCCAACTAACCTAAAATGCTGAGTTTTTCCAGTATGTAGTTTGGGTAAACTGCCCTAATTTTGGTGCTTGAATTGGTACCTGCATGTGAGTGATCAGCCTGGTTGAGAATGGCctctctggggatgcctgggtggctcagtggttgaacatctgtcttcagttcaggtcgtgatcctgcgACCCCGGGAATCGAGTCTAGTCTCGCATAAGGCTcccggcaggaagcctgcttttccctctgtgtctgtctttcatgaataagtaaatatatatattttattattatcttttatttatgatagagagagagagagagagagagagaggcagagagagaagcaggctccatgcaccgggatcccgacgtgggattcgatcctcggtctccaggattgcgccccgggccaaaggcaggcgccaagccgctgcgccaccgagggatccctattttaaagaGAATGGGGTCTCtggaagggcaaaggaagaaaagtaggCAATTCATAGACGGGCAGAAAGACGACTGTTTTGGGAAGAAAACCTCCCCTCTGTTCACCTTCAGCCCCACCAAAGGCGTGGGGTCTCCGGCGACGGTCTGAGTATTTGGGGTAGGGGGTGAGGGACCACAGGGAGACTTGGGGCTTAGGTCCACTTTAGATTCTAGCAGCCCAGGCTTTCCCCCAGGGAGAGGAGTCTCGTTCCAAGTAGGAACCTCTCCAGGCGGCCAGATCCCAGTCGGCCCGGCCTTCCTCGCAGCATGATCGCGCCGGGCGGGCAGAGCAGCGCAAGGGGCCGGAGCAACAGTGAGCAGGTTGAGTCCCCAGAACGTCCTCCCTTCCCACCCGTTCGCTCACGCACCCTTTCAAGGAGTTAAGCTCCGGGCGCGGGTCTcggagcccctcccctccccgcttccgaccccgcccccgcccccgcccccgcctccgcggTCCTGGCGGGCTCACCCGGAGGGggcggccccagccccagcgccGGGCCGGGCGGAGCTCGCGTCCGGGCGGAGCTGCCGCTGCAGCGTCCAGCTGCCGGACCGACCGACCTCCAGCCTtgcagcccccccacctccccggccCACCCTCCGAGCCTCCCgagccccctccccgctccccgcagCTGTGCTGGTAAGTCCCGCTCGTCGCACCAAACTTTTTTGCTGCGGAGTTTGAGTCCTGCCGCGGGACCCCAGGCAGCACTGTAGTTGGTTGGccgggaggggggtgggggtgggggtgggggtggggggcgaggaaTCGAGAGCAGCCGTCCTGACCGTCACCACTGCACAGCTTCTCCGAAGCGGGTCAGATCTCACCCGTTCCCCGAGTTGGTAGAACTCTTGACTTGAGCTGGTTAAACTCGTCGAGGAGGAGATGACGGTGTCTGCTCCAACTTCgccacccctcccccatttctCTAAGATTGAGCAGTTCTCGCTACTTTCCCCCCGTATTTCAAGTGTCTCTGGCTCTCTAAAAGCTCACCCCCTCCCAGTCCCGGCGTGGCAGAGCCCTCCCTCGGGCGCTGCGGgcccgcctccccttcctcaCCCCCGGGGACCCTCCGCTCTGGCACCCCAGCCGGAGCCGCGCAGGGGCTGGGTCGGGCGGAGGGAGGGGCCGAGGCCGGGGCCTGTCCGGagccgggcgggcggggccgggaggggaggcgcaggggccgggcggggcggagCAGGCGGCCTTTGCGGCGGGCGCCGGGGTGGGGAGTTGCGCGCCGGTCcctgggcctgggctcgggctcgggctcgggcgcCGGCGATGTCTCAAGATGGCGGAGCTGGGCGAGTTAAAGGTaccggccccctcccccagccccgtgTGGACTGCGCCCGCGGAACGCCGAGTCTGGGAGGCGACCGAGCCCGGGTGCCGAGGgctcggcgggggcggggggcgcggagaCGTGGCGGAGACCGGCTGCCCGAgcgggagccgagcggcggcgggAGCGGACCGGGCTGCCAcgggctcgggggcggggccgcggggcagaTGCAGGGGTGGGGCCGAGGGGAATTGCCGCTGTCGGGGGCCGAGGCGCAGGGGGCGGGGACGCGGGGGTACGGGTCGGACTCGGTGGTCGGGGCGGGTGCCCGAGGAAGGCCGAGGTCCCAGCtgccgcgggggcgcggggggcgagtCACCGAGGCCGCGAGACGCGACAGTAGGGGGCAGATGCGGGGCTGGGACGCGGGCAGAGGTGCGGAGGCGCCCGCGCGGTGCCGCCGAGGGGATGGCAGCTCTGGGGCTGCCGCGGGCTTCCGAGCCTCGGGAGCACCGCGGGCGGCGGAgatcccgggggcggggccgcgcgggcTGCGGGTTCGAGGGCGGCGAGGAAGCCGCTGCCCTGGTGGATCGGTCTTTGGGCTTAGGTACAGGAGTGTGAGGCTGTGGGATGGAAAGGGGACGTTCTTGACAAAGCTAACGGAGAACTGAAAACCGGACAGAGGAAATGAGGGTGGGAGAAAGGTAGATGGGCCAGTTTTTCACCGCATTCCTCAAAAGGGGCCCGAAGCCAGGGAGGCTCCTGGGAGGGGGCGACTCGTGGACGGCTGGCAGAGCCCGCCCGTGACAGGGCTCCCGGGGAGTCACGGAGGGTGTCCTTTTGCGAGAGAGCGAGCGTGTGGTGCCCGCCTACTGCCACACAGGCTTGAGGGTACCCCTATCGGAGGACATCTCACAGAACCTTAAAAAAACCACTGGGTTCATCCCCCTGCCTCCTGGCTTTGTTCTGCCTTTTGAAATGGAGCCGTAGTCTTTGGCGGGCTAGTCCCTGGGTCCAGCTGCCCCAGGAGAACTTGCAGGTCTGCCCCCAGGCTGGGAAGGCGCCCCAGCCTTCTCATCTCCCCAGGGCCCCTGCTTACAGCTtagccctctcctctcccacggctatgggggggggggggattactTATTTTCTCTATGTAGGAGAGAAACAGGATATTAGTTCCTGGCAGATGGAGTAAACAGGTAAACAAGAAAGTAACCCTGGACTGGGTGATTTACTATGAACCCCTTTGCCCCAAGTTTTGGTCGCTTATCTCCTAGAAGAATAGGACTGAGGGAAGGGTGTTGATGCTTACAAAGGATTTGGGGGGAAGTTACAAGCATTGAACCCTGACCTGAAAACCCTGGCCACAGACGCTTCAGAGGCTTGGGGAAAATAGCTGAGGTGGCTTGAAGTGTTGGGAGGGGTGTGCCATGGTGCACAATCCTCTGGCCACCTGCCCCCTTTCTTCCCTGTGGGGCTGTCTGGCCTGattcctcttctccccctccttctccctgtctcctACCCTCTTTCCAGGAGGCTGGGTTGGGTCTGAGAGTCTGAgaaagggcaggagaggagaTAAGCTGCTTAAAGGAGCGTCTAGGCTCAAGGCAGGGTTGGAAGTAGGAGGCCACAGTGGACTCGGAGGTGTGCCTGTGGATGGCTTGCTGCCTGCACCCTGCCCCACCTGGCCAGCTTACAGGCATGGGGAGATAGGGTTACTCAGgctctggggggggggcagtggtaAGGTTGACCTGAGGGCTGCTGAATGGGACTGAGATGTCCCTTTGGCCAGATTGGCTGTCCGGCTGTAATCACTGGCTGCAAAGCATATTTCtcttggggaggggggcgggggaggcactGCCTCTTTGGCAGTATTCTCAAATGTCTCTGTTCTCCGCAGCACATGGTGATGAGCTTCCGGGTGTCTGAGCTTCAGGTTCTGCTGGGCTTTGCTGGCCGGAACAAGAGTGGACGAAAGCACGAACTCCTGGCCAAGGCCCTGCACCTGCTCAAGTCCAGCTGTGCCCCCAGCGTCCAGATGAAGATCAAGGAGCTTTATCGCCGACGCTTTCCCCGGAAGACCCTGGGCCCCTCtgatctctccctcctctctctgccccctggcCCCCCTCCTGTCGGCTCCCCTGGCCCTCTTACTCCCATTCCCCCTGCCCTCTTGGCCCCTGGCACGCTGCTGGGCCCCAAGCGTGAGGTGGACATGCaccctcctctgccccagcctgTGCACCCTGATGTTACCATGAAACCATTGCCCTTCTATGAAGTCTATGGGGAGCTCATCCGGCCCACCACCCTCGGTATGGCTCTGCCTCCTCCATCTTCCTGAATCTTACCTCTTGCCCAAGCCTTAGGCTTTAGTCCTGTGGGATCAGTGGCCTGGGATGGGGGCAGCGTCTGTGGCTGCCTGTCATGGGCTCAGGAGTAACTGCTCCTTTGTATCCTCAGCGTCCACTTCTAGCCAGCGGTTTGAAGAGGCACACTTTACGTTTGCCCTCACACCCCAGCAAGTGCAGCAGATTCTCACATCCAGGtacctctctccccaccctcctaccTCTGACCTGGGGTGGTTATCCCGGGACTCtgctctctgcctttcttctcgTCTGTCCTCGTCTCCTGCCTGTCCATCCTTCTGCACCTGTGTCATCTCTCATTCTCTTGTGCATCTCTTCTCTATCTCTGGGACATGTAACTGTTTCTCTGTCTATTCAGCCTGGCCCTCTGGGGGCCACATCCTGACatgtttccctctcctccctgtcaTAGAGAGGTTCTTCCAGGAGCTAAATGTGACTATACTATCCAGGTGCAGCTCAGGTGAGTTGATCCTCCCGCCTCCTTCCCTGCTGGGCTTCCACTGGGGGTGGGAATGAAATAAGGGTATGTCGGACACTGCTAGGAGATAGCCCTGCTGTGCTACGTCCACCCTGACCCTGGGACTCTTGTGGGTGCTGAGGGCTACAGATACAGAGATCTGTGACTGGCTGACTGAGGTTCCCTGCCTTTCTGTCAGCTTCAACTCAAGAGACTACCTCCCTcaccctttcatcttttcttctcttaccaGATTCTGTCTCTGTGAGACCAGCTGCCCCCAGGAGGATTATTTTCCCCCCAACCTCTTTGTCAAGGTCAATGGGAAACTGTGCCCCCTGCCGGTAAATGCTCTTCCCTTCTTCTGGCAGTAACCCCTTCCCTCTTTCAGTTCTTAAATGTTAAATACAAACGTATTAATGAAGAGATGTgtgtagcacagtgcctggtacatagtaggtactcagcgTATTGAGTGATGGATACAATCTAGAGGATACTAAGATAGGGTTGATGCACAAGGGTTCTGTCAGAACCCAGAGGAAGCACATCAGTTCAACCCAAAGGTTCAGGGAAGATTTCTCTGAAGTGATGACCTCAGAGCTGAAAGTTAGAAGTAGTGGGGCAACCCTATTCTTCCTCCTCAGGAGCTCAGTGAGTGGGTTTCTATTTCCCTGGTCAATAAATAAGCTCTCCTTTCTCCCCAGGAATGAACCCCACACACAACCCTAGATAGTGCTTCAGTTTTGTGAGTCACTGAATGGGTCCCCATGTCCCTGGTCAGTGAGTGAGCTGGTCTTCCTTCCAGGAAGTGAGTAACCTGAGACAAGATGTCTTGACCAGCCCCTCCCTTCCCTAGGGTTACCTTCCTCCTACCAAGAATGGGGCTGAGCCCAAAAGGCCTAGCCGCCCCATCAACATCACACCTCTGGCTCGACTCTCAGCCACTGTTCCCAACACCATCGTGGTCAACTGGTCATCTGAGTTTGGACGGgtgagcagggctggggcagggagcctggAGAAGCCTGCAGGGGGTGAGGGGCATCGTCCAGTGTCCTGGGTTGGGAAAACATCTTCCTCTTTATGGGTCTTTCTGCCTTAACCCGTTGTCTCTGATCCTCATGGGACAAAGgattggggtggtggtggtggtggtggtggtggtggctgcgaggagcagagcagaggctAACTGTCTCCCCCTACCTCCAAGTAGAACTATTCCTTGTCTGTGTACCTGGTGAGGCAGTTGACTGCAGGGACCCTTCTACAAAAACTGAGAGCAAAGGGTATCCGGAACCCAGACCACTCTCGGGCACTGAGTAAGTAACATCCTGCCCCTCTTTCCCGCTCTGATTTGGATCCAAGTCTTCCTGGTCCTCCAGCTTTTAAAACCAAACCCATTCCCCTCTTGTGACAAGTATCCCTCACGTCTCACCTGAACCCCAATCCTCCCCCTATCCCCTTACTAATCTTCATGGTTGAGAAGTTAGCGGACTCCCAGGCACTGAGTGATATCCTTGCATTCTCAGTTATACATCTGCTTTGCACCTCACAGACCCTGTCTCCAGCCCTGCTGGGATATGGCTTCTTTAGACTGGAAGAGTCTTAAAGATCATGTAATGTAACTCTCTTATGCCTCAGTTCCCTCTAAGTCATCTCTGCCAAAGTGTCACCCAGCTTTATTTAAGCATCTTCAGGGATGGAGAAATCTCTCCTTCACACCCAGTCTTCATGTGATATCCTACTGGCCTCAAAGACCACCCCCATATGACATCCCATTGGCCCCCAAAGGCACTCTGCCCAGCTGCTTCTCAGCCAGAGCCATCTGCTGCTGGCCTCACCACCTCCTAGGCTTCATCTCCAGCTCTGCTGACCCCATGGCTCTGGTCTCATTCTTGTTTCAGTCAAGGAGAAATTGACCGCTGACCCAGACAGTGAGGTGGCCACTACAAGTCTCCGGGTGTCACTCATGTGCCCGGTAGGTACAAGGGagatgagaagggggagggaggttGGGTTTAACTCTGGACCCAGTTGAGGGTTCCTAGGGCTACCAGAGTGAGACTTCCGGGAATATAGGGACTCTGAGCAGAGAATTTGTCTCTTCTCAGCTAGGGAAGATGCGCCTGACAGTCCCTTGTCGTGCCCTCACCTGCGCCCACCTGCAGAGCTTCGATGCTGCCCTTTAtctacaaatgaatgaaaagaagccAACATGGACATGTCCTGTGTGTGACAAGAAAGCTCCTTATGAATCTCTTATCATTGATGGGTAGGGTCGCTCTGCATTCTGCTTCCTTTTACCTAGGACATCCACTAGGAATCCCCATCTATGTATCAGGAgaccttctttccctcccctcccatgAACcccaacgttttttttttttttaagattttatttatttattcatgagagacagagagaaaggcagagacacaggcagagagagaagcaggccccacacagggagcccaacatgggacccgatcctgggtctccaggatcaggccctgggtggaatgcagcgctaaaccgctgagccacctgggctgccctgaacccCAACTCTTAACCTATCAGTCCTTTTataatatacagttgacccttgaacatgggtccacttatatacAGAGTTTTTTTTCAGTGCAGTatagcaaatataaatatatcttctttatgattttcttaatattttcttttgtctagCTTACtgtattataagaatacagtatgtaatacacATGACATATATTAATTGACTTgatattatcagtaaggcttctggttaaaaaaaaagttttggggggAGTTAAAAGTTAttcacggattttttttttttttaaagatttatttatttatttattagagacacacagagagagagagaggcaaagggagaagcaggccccatgcagggagcccgacgtggga
This is a stretch of genomic DNA from Canis lupus baileyi chromosome 12, mCanLup2.hap1, whole genome shotgun sequence. It encodes these proteins:
- the PIAS3 gene encoding E3 SUMO-protein ligase PIAS3 isoform X4, yielding MVMSFRVSELQVLLGFAGRNKSGRKHELLAKALHLLKSSCAPSVQMKIKELYRRRFPRKTLGPSDLSLLSLPPGPPPVGSPGPLTPIPPALLAPGTLLGPKREVDMHPPLPQPVHPDVTMKPLPFYEVYGELIRPTTLASTSSQRFEEAHFTFALTPQQVQQILTSREVLPGAKCDYTIQVQLRFCLCETSCPQEDYFPPNLFVKVNGKLCPLPGYLPPTKNGAEPKRPSRPINITPLARLSATVPNTIVVNWSSEFGRNYSLSVYLVRQLTAGTLLQKLRAKGIRNPDHSRALIKEKLTADPDSEVATTSLRVSLMCPLGKMRLTVPCRALTCAHLQSFDAALYLQMNEKKPTWTCPVCDKKAPYESLIIDGLFMEILNSCSDCDEIQFMEDGSWCPMKPKKEASEVCPPPGYGLDGLQYSPVQEGNPSENKKKVEVIDLTIESSSDEEDLPPTKKHCPVTSAAIPALPGSKGVLTSGHQPSSVLRSPAMGTLGGDFLSSLPLHEYPPAFPLGADIQGLDLFSFLQTESQPLSLRVHSVLFGQTDKWRS